The genomic window TACTTTAACAAGGTTCATTATCCTACTATGAATAACAACACCATAACATTAACAATAGTCATTTTGGCATCTTAACATCTCAAACTTggcatctgaaacccagcacaTGTGCCTCACaataattaatatataaaaacacaactttaaaatgtccaaaggcGCACAACATTCTTGAATCCTTATAGTTTAAACCTGAGGTAGAGACGGGTCAgttttctatggtggaatttgctgtttaactgtcagattgtagatgtgttgtcctggtttatggttaatatctctaattactgggccaattcacatgaaacaaaaacaggcataaagttcaatgtcttcatTGTCACAATATCTTCAGAAAGTGTTGCCAtaattcaaccccaaagatgtgattgttgtcaaaGACTTTAAGacgtaagattaatatgacttTGGAGTGATTGTCTGGCTGTTGAGTGAATTAGTTTTtagagccaatcccaaacaaattaTAAGGTTCAAGATTTGtagatcataagtttggatatttccttAAAAATTACATACTAAAATTCCCGAACGTGAAAGCAGCATCAGTGAAAATAAACTGACCCAGGTCAGCGATGCAGCAGCGCAGATCCTTTGTCACCAGTATGTTCTTGCTCTTCAGATCTCTGTGAGCTATGGCCGGTTTGCCCTCCGTGCCAAAGATCTCCGTGTGCAGGTGCACCAAACCATTTGCCACGGACGCTGCCATGGCCAGCCCCTCCGACGTCTCCACGGCAACGCGCTGCAAGTAGTCGTAGAGCGAGCCGTTCTCATGGTAATGCGTGATGAGCCACAGCTGTGTGCTGGAGTTCCGAGAGGTCATATCCGACGCCATGAAGCCTGGAGACCAAAGATAATAAGAGGATGAACAAAGCACAAAGGAGGAGTGAGAAAGgctacacacacgcacgcacacacatacggAATACAGCACGCTTTAAACACTGCAAACTGGCTATTGCCTTTTGAGCATTATCCCATTTATGATCACACTGATTAAACTGTACATTTCTAATCACAAAGATTAAACTGTCATCACATTACTATGATAATTACAGCTGTTCATTGGCTCATGAATATTTCAACAAGCTTTCAGTTCCCGTGACATTtggtatttgttttagaatgtgAAAGATCGCCTATGTTTGGAAAATACGGTCCACATTTACAGCTGACGTTAAAAGGTATgaactaattaaacatttttatacagtgcttttgtACCTTCAAGGTACTAAAACCTGGGCAGGAAACCTCTGCGTTttgacttgaaaaaaaaaaagctatgtaTGTATGCTATGTTGTTGACAGAGATCTGAAACATCACTAGACACACACATTGAGGTTGAAATTAGATTCACTAAgttggttctttttttttcatggccaatgccgaTACCGAGTTAACAAGATACACGATAACCTCTGCAGATATATGGgataattttaattattttcctcaaattacaTAATGTGAATTTACCGCAAACTGGATATTTTATCCCGATAGTTGATACGCTACAAATATCTCCCAAGATCTCAGCAGAGATGTATCGCTCTATCTCCAGCTGTATGAAACATGGGCCTTCAAATCAAATccatcaaatcaaaacaactttatttatccCCAAGAGGAAATTCATTGTAGGTCTCTTCAAATCTTCATCTGCCATAAACCTCCTTATTGTACAGCCTTATGGCATTTGAGAAGAAGGGGTTCTGGTGACGTTCTGTCCTGCAGCTCACTGACCTCAGACTTAAACTGTCTGGTCTCTGTTGTTCAAAAGTTGAGTTCAGGGGATGGTTCATGTTGTTCAGTAGAGCATCCATGCCTGCTGAGTGTCCGTTGCTGCACTACCTTAACCAGAGTCTCTAAACTACTTCCTATAGTTGAACCAGCCGTCtctgttagttttttttgtctccCAAGATCTCTTTTTCTGAGactgcccccccccccatgtGCAGCAGTTTATTGTCTACATTAAAAGACCTTGGCTTTTTTAGAAAATATAGCCGGCTTTGGCCTTCCCCATAAAGTGCATCTGTATTTGTGGACCAGGTTGTTGTCCAGATGCGCCCGGAGGTATTTATAGATGGACACCATTTTAATATCTTCCCCACTGATGGTCACAGTTTAGTTAGATagttagttaaaaaaaagtacattattaTTGTCCATTATCCTTCTGCTCTCACCCAGGATGTTGTCGTGCCGGAGCAGCACTGTGTTGTAGATTTCCGTCtccctgaaccaggacttttcATCCCGGGACGAGAAGATTTTCACTGCCACGTTCTCGCCCTGCCACTGGCCCCTCCACACCTCCCCATACCTGCCTTTACCTGGACAAGACAGTTACAGCATTAGACAAGCTATTACCATAGAAAtctggtgtttttttaattgccaAAAAAATTATTTGTGGTCTTTGACTCACCCACGCACTCCACCAGACTGATCTGCCTGGCAACAGTTCTCTGGACGAGGAAGGGAAGGCCAGAGCCGCTCCCCGAAGTGCACGAGTGGTCCAACAAATCCTACGCAGAGACAGTCAGGTTTTAGGCCACAGACTGGTACAATGTgacttaggcctgtcatgataatcactatatccacttatcgttcagtatatgaaagctggaactatattttttggggttaATATTTTTCATGagtgctttttctttgcactactgttacatttttggtcacatttggctacatgataagatttaagacgtagaaatttgaataaatctatgactcattacagatacaaactaattcctaaactgtttcattctgctgtttatttattgcagtttccGGTTtcttaaaatattgttatagtttttgtggtttaaatctgctcttggatttttgtgtcagtggcataaattagtttcaatattattgtttactgtcgacatttacttcagcgatatatcgaacttcaaaatttgctatcatgacaggcctatgactactactgccaaatcactaataataatacatgcatATATTTAAGAGTACCCACAGGAGGTCCAGCATGTTAACACTccctttagtcctggattagttttgatttagtcccagtttcagCCTTTTGAGATTTGGATTAGTCCTTATAAAAAGGTATtctttagtcctaatttaaacctggtttaaaccaaTTTAGTCCTTTAGCCCAAGTTAAACCTGAGaaatcctggttttgtttttgatcaGCACAAGTTTGGTCTTCTTTATCCCTGGCTTACACCTGATATACAATTCTAAATAATTCCACTAGCCATAATTTGGATCTGGTTATGTCCTTGTCTGAGCTCAGAATTAggatttgcctttttttttaaagaaaactaAAAAGCAACTATAGCCTTGTTTAGTCTAGGTTTTGTCTCTTTTGAGTTTGACAGAGTTTGACTGGTAAATGAAGGTGTGAACATTTTTGTcttaatataattaaaatgattgtgttaaaagtatataaaaagaTGCAATACTCAACAGGAACATTGCATATTGCAATCTTTTTTAAAATCGTGCAGGCCTACTCAATAGTTTAGTCGATTAATTCCTTGGTTTAGGATAGTTGCTGTTTAGTCCTGGGCCGTTTCTCAAGTCCCAGGACACAGTCTCTGTACTGGTGTACGCCCgggtacagagctgtgggtgcaGGCTCGGAGAATGGTTCATGAGCCACAATCTGCTCTCTCAGCTTTTGGGACAGATGGACTTGACAACATCAACGGAAATAAAGCTTGTGTGGGTGCTTGCTATAATAAAAACTAATCATGCATTTGAGACTAATAAATGAAGCATTACCCTTTCCCATAATACAGCCTCACCTATTCTAACCCACCAGTCCTCTACATCATTTAGGCCAAAGGTTTGAGCTATCGTCAGTTATCTTTATTCTGGTCAAAGGTTagattttttgaatattttgtgtaAGAAGATAAGCCTAATATACATTGAATTCATTGACTTCTAGGAGCAGTATTGGGAAGTAATTAAACATATGTATTGAAAATGCATATTTAGAATACtcaatacagttttatttggtggtattcagtgcagtttttttaaatcagagaAATACagggtattcagaatacagtactctgactggGGCCATGTAACAGAATGTTACAAAATAGATTGTACATTAAATATAGGCCAATAAGCTTCTTTGAGTGAAACATTTAGGCCTATTATTCCTATTCTTATGCGGCAAAATGGGCGGAGCAAGTTCTCATCCGGGGATTTCCAGCGGACTTGCCAAGAAGCAGACTGAGTTGGAAAAGGACTCAAGTCTGCGAGCGCACAAGTCTGCGAGCGCACAAGTCTGCGAGCGCACAAGTCTGCGAGCGCACAAGTCTGCGAGCGCACAAGTCTGCGAGCGCACAAGTCTGCGAGCGCACAAGTCTGCGAGCGCACAAGTCTGCGAGCGCACAAGTCTGCACGAGTACGTGGATTGACAAACGGCTCTTGAGTCCagatctagacctggtttagtttgataAGCCTGAATTTACACCTGGCTTAGACTTCAATTAGCCCATGTTTACTCCTTTTTATcccaggtttagatctgataCAGTTCTAATTTAAATCTGTAAGCCCTGATTTGGATCAGGTTAAGCACTGGTTAAGGTTTAGAGTGTAGTAATTTTCTATCCCATTAGCTGGGATACCAGCAATTTAGTTGTCCagatttaggcctggtttagtcttgttagTCCAGATAAGACCtaattggtttagtcctgttttaatccttaTCCAGTAATGATTTAGTCTTTTCACAGCGCACTCACCGCTAGTGTGCTGTCCCCCACATTGGAGGAAATGAGTCCGTCTATGGTGCCCTGCTCAGTGTCAAACTCCTGTAGCCTCTGCAGCCGGCCATGGTGGAGCCTCCTACAGGCCAGGATAGACACTACAGACAGCaacaccaggaccagaacaggagcCAGGATGAACAGGGCCAGAGTCTCCACACGATAGGGAACCGGCTCGCCCTCTGGAGCTGTGGCAAAAAGAGACACTGGTTAGAATCAAAGCacttctagtgaagatgtactGCTGGTAAATGGCAGGATGGCAAAGTTAAGCATAGTTACTACTAAATGAGTAAATTGCAAACATTgctattattttgttaaaggtacagtatgtaattttctggaggtggcacatcacctgtacaattccatgaaactaaaaagttaaaacctttTGGAAACCATTTTGGAATAttcaccatggagatggatgagtTTTATGGAATAATGGGGAACATTATAGCAACATATTTTTGACAacaggcaggaggaggcccccTTTGAGGCCaagtaaaagtcaggtttgtgtagatgcaagcccacaccaCAAGGACACttgttttttagtgcaatattaGCCATTTTCTCAAAATTAATAGGGTTAATTAATAGTATGTAATATAAAGGAACTCATAATTATGTGATAATACCTAACCTGGCACTGTTGCTACCGATACTGACATACTCCACACTAAATGCTAAACCACAaccatatattttaatatacagGGCTGCAACATTAATCACAATCTAACTGAAATCAGTTTGCGTGGCaaagcaacaaaatctcctgtgtCATTCTACATGAaaactgctaactctgtagACTGGATCTGCAcaaagcatgttctgaaatgtgattgatGTATTAGTTTGTCGGCTGATATGTCAGTCTTTTTGTCCGTTTTTCTGGATGTGCTTAAAATATgatctttgaacagaatcctattcttaaaacataaattgcaaactGAATtgcaattcaatattttttccaaatcatTCAGTCCTACTATACAAGATAAACTGCCAAAGTCCAAAACAATATTGTGCCTCAGCAGTCCACCGTGGGTCTAACCTGACGGCAGCAGAGCCATGAGAGCTCCGCGGGTGGTGTTGCTGTTGCACAGGTTGGTGGCACAGCAGAGGATGGCCTTGTtgagggagggggaggtggAGCACTGAAGGAGTGTCTGCTGGTCATTCTTCAGACAGCCGCGTTCGAACAGAGCGGCGCCGCCCTCCAGTTTGACCGAGGAGAAGCAGCGGGCGCCGCGGCACTCCACGACCCCCTGGCACCGATCACACGCGCAAACCACCGGACCATCTGCACAGTGAGGGGGACGTGGTTATCAAGTATGCCAAGACAGGCAATGCATTTTTGTCAGGATTGACTATTAATTCAAATTTTATAaacaatttttggaaaattccAATTTTTCACACCAAGCACAATCTAGAAAATCTGACTTTCCAAGTATCACCAGATCCAAACTAGGTCTGTAccaggactattctaggtctacAACCATAATGGAAGAGAACCATGGTCATTTTTTAAGGGCATCCAAACTTATTTCACCGAAGGCCAAATGTTGAAACATATTCAAAGGGACAAAGACCAGTGGTGAATACAGCGAGTCATTCAGATGGGGACAATTAACATAGttttgtgatgttattcaggttatgcAGGTAGAATTAGTTAATCTGCTGTAGTAATTACTGCCTCAATTAGGCCAGTTCAGCAGGGGGCCTGAGGGCCAGTAAAAATTGGTCTAAGGGCGCATTTGACCCCTGGGCTacagtttggacactcctgcttTAGATAGAAGACCACAGGGCTGGGCAATTAATTGAAAGATGGAGAGATCATGAATCAGTCATGTCTAATTGACAATGATATGGCTGAGGTTTTAAATTGTGAGGTCTAAAGTCGAtcctcagtaaaagcatgtggtttggagaagAGCTCAGACTTTAAAGGAAGAAATTTgatgataatttttcatttatttttttcctcaaatttcATAAGACCACAACAAATATTTACCCACATATGTCAAAGTATACGCATATAAAACCGCACATTTGAATAATCGCAGTAATCTTAACCAAAGCAAAGCATCATTGGGAAAAATAGCTGACTATGAACACTCTAGACCACAGATTctaaaagtgaaaaacattaCGATGAAAATTACCCGTGTCCTCAGCTGATATGtacaggacctgcagcaggagCAGAAGCACAGGGACACTGCACACTCCCATCTTCACGGCACTgacagggacacaacaacacactattacaaaacaacaatataacactttattttatcaGAGTTTATATTTACCATTATTACTCATTGTTTTCTGTTGCATTATGTCACCAACGCACATGCATAGTTTGTGAATTGTGTACATTGACAATGTTAATAAAACAGATTCAGATCAGAGTAAACATAACTGCCATAAAGATTTTTCCAattatattttcaaagtattgaacagtacacagcagagataaaacaaacaaatcaaaaaggagagagacaaatTACATTATATCTAAGCAAAAAACAGTGGTGGGtagtactttttaaagaaaatgagTAATGAAttcttttctagcagcatactttaaTTCctatttgaataatattttttttatccaagtaacagtgctcttacttgagtaaaagttgcagatttgctcacagtgggaagagtaaccacaagtgtcagaagctttatgttgacaatatgaaatgacttgtacatttgtgtttcttgcactgctccttcaggtatgattttgtttttcaaattacattaacgtCACATTATAATGTAGATGGTACACTCCGCCAGGTACTcgttaagttactcttacttgagtagtggtttcccaaataccttttttttttacacttagtAAATTCTTGGACCATTTCTTTGgacttctacttgaataatattcttttgaagtaaaattactcttacttgagtcaaaCGTTTGGATACTTTACCCAACTctggtaaaaatgtaaaaaaaatttatcttattattttaaagatatATTCAGTCTACTATGTTAACTCTACTACTTCCAAATGCAGCTAAAAGACAAAATTATTCAACTCTGGACTCAAAACAGGCCAAATTATGATTTGATCCCACTGCTTCTGTTTTGTGACTGTAAACTGTATGCTACACCTAATGTTAACCATCCATACACGATCTGATCCCAAATTTAAAGCTAGTTCCCGTGGTTTAATCACAGAGTGTCCCGGTGATGGCCGTGCCCTCCCGGAGCTCCAGGCCCGGGGGAGCTGTTAGCGGCGGAGGAGGGTGGCGAGGAAGTCGGGTTAACGAGGCTGTTGTTGGCCGAGGAGACTCCCAGGCGCCAGGGCAGGCTCCATCCagtccaccaccaccaccaccaccaccgccaCCACCGCGGCTCCGTCTGCTGTTAGCCGCATGCTAGGCTAACCATACAAAGAACCGCACCGAGCCCGGGCTGAGACAGCGGGGAGAGCGGGCACACGGAGCGGAGTCTGCGGGCACCTACCTGCGGCCCCCGGGGGGAACTAGCTCATCGCCCGGCGTGAGGAGACGGGGGCATCGCGGTGGAAGGAAAGCCCGGGGTCGTGTTGTTGTTCtcggagggagaggagaggagcagcacCCAGCGCCCTAAACCCCGCCCACCGCCTGCTGTCTGCACGCGCAGCCTATTACGTCATCAAAACATTAGCGCCCAGATGCATTGTGGGGTGGGACAGTCCTCCAGCAAGTCTGCGCTGTGCACAGGTAGGCTACATTATTTCATATGAATAACTACTCTAACATGTATTTACCTACTAATTAtgtttgtaaaatgaattgCAAAAGATAATTTAATCTAGTTTAAATAATGTCCATGGTTATTTAGCGACATTGTTGGTTATTTCATTGTAGTTTTAATCTGTGCATAATCTAAATTACTTACAACAATTATTAGATATAACACTAAACACTGTCAATCCTAAATATTTCATAACAACTGCAAACCtaaattaaaacatgtataGGTTACTCATTtcccaattttttatttatttatttatttatgtttttgtcttttctagttttgtaattttggtgaaagttataattttacttcctggttggacatgggcagcagtaACCGTAATGTTTACAGGGGCCAAATCTTGTCTATATTACAC from Periophthalmus magnuspinnatus isolate fPerMag1 chromosome 22, fPerMag1.2.pri, whole genome shotgun sequence includes these protein-coding regions:
- the acvr1l gene encoding activin receptor type-1, which codes for MGVCSVPVLLLLLQVLYISAEDTDGPVVCACDRCQGVVECRGARCFSSVKLEGGAALFERGCLKNDQQTLLQCSTSPSLNKAILCCATNLCNSNTTRGALMALLPSAPEGEPVPYRVETLALFILAPVLVLVLLSVVSILACRRLHHGRLQRLQEFDTEQGTIDGLISSNVGDSTLADLLDHSCTSGSGSGLPFLVQRTVARQISLVECVGKGRYGEVWRGQWQGENVAVKIFSSRDEKSWFRETEIYNTVLLRHDNILGFMASDMTSRNSSTQLWLITHYHENGSLYDYLQRVAVETSEGLAMAASVANGLVHLHTEIFGTEGKPAIAHRDLKSKNILVTKDLRCCIADLGLAVTHSQADNLLDVGNNPKVGTKRYMAPEVLDESIQTDCFDAYKRVDIWAFGLVLWEIARRTYSNGIVEEYKPPFYDQVPNDPSFEDMRKVVCVEQQRPFIPNRWFSDPTLSALVKLMKECWYQNPSARLTALRIKKTLDKIYSSLEKGKES